In Campylobacter suis, the following proteins share a genomic window:
- a CDS encoding 4'-phosphopantetheinyl transferase family protein produces the protein MRKIELFIAKKFERNFRLYPKDRRRIKKTPSLKNSQSFMLSRYLKYKYKLKDNVCISHKKNFCVIAKFKGKIGVDVEELKERNFSAIMDFCFSDDERQIVLNSKNQKLTFYKIFTLKEAYIKFKRLDFTYIKSVNFNEILSTIDTHFIKFDDFLITIITRKFRERGRCFSCWGWS, from the coding sequence ATGAGAAAGATTGAGCTTTTTATAGCAAAAAAGTTTGAACGAAATTTTAGACTTTATCCTAAAGATCGTCGCAGGATCAAAAAAACTCCTAGCCTTAAAAATTCTCAATCTTTTATGCTTTCTCGTTACCTAAAATATAAATACAAGCTTAAAGATAATGTCTGTATCTCGCATAAGAAAAATTTCTGTGTTATTGCAAAATTTAAAGGCAAAATCGGTGTTGATGTAGAAGAGCTAAAAGAGAGAAATTTTAGCGCTATTATGGACTTTTGTTTTAGTGATGATGAGAGACAAATCGTACTAAATTCCAAGAATCAAAAGCTTACATTTTATAAAATTTTTACACTAAAAGAAGCTTATATAAAGTTTAAAAGATTAGACTTTACTTACATAAAATCAGTGAATTTTAATGAAATTTTAAGTACAATAGATACCCATTTTATAAAATTTGATGATTTTTTAATAACAATAATCACAAGGAAATTTCGTGAAAGAGGTAGATGTTTTAGTTGTTGGGGCTGGTCCTAG
- a CDS encoding NAD(P)/FAD-dependent oxidoreductase, translating to MKEVDVLVVGAGPSGSICSAILNKNGFKVYCVEKEHFPRFVIGESLLPNCMNYIQEAGFLEAVNSYGFQYKNGAAFSWNDEYRYFDFCDKTTPGHGTTFQVVRGEFDKILIDEAIKQGVLVDFGIEAKDIEFKPECVLTTLSNGELVRSKYIVDASGYSRVLPSMLGLEVKSHLSPKKAYFTHITDKISEPLYDRNKILITTHPEYRNVWFWLIPFSNGRCSIGVVGEDEYIKCEGLDELETLKKHVYKAPMLKRLLKDAVWDTPARYIEGYSKNVSKLYGERFIMLGNATEFLDPVFSSGVTIAMHSASLAAKCICKILKNQECDLEEEYAKPLMFGVNAFRTYVDGWYDCSFQDVIYNGKNHQVKRNISSILAGYAWDENNVYVRRSDEALKALWEYCK from the coding sequence GTGAAAGAGGTAGATGTTTTAGTTGTTGGGGCTGGTCCTAGTGGTTCGATTTGCAGTGCTATTTTAAATAAAAATGGTTTTAAAGTTTACTGTGTTGAAAAAGAGCATTTTCCACGCTTTGTAATAGGCGAAAGCTTGTTGCCAAACTGTATGAACTATATTCAGGAAGCTGGCTTTTTAGAAGCAGTGAATTCTTACGGATTTCAGTATAAAAATGGTGCAGCATTTAGCTGGAATGATGAGTATAGATATTTTGATTTTTGCGACAAGACTACACCCGGGCATGGTACGACATTTCAAGTTGTGCGTGGCGAATTTGATAAGATATTGATAGATGAAGCTATAAAACAAGGCGTTTTGGTAGATTTTGGTATTGAGGCTAAAGATATTGAGTTTAAGCCAGAATGCGTTTTAACAACGCTTAGCAATGGCGAGCTCGTTCGTTCAAAATATATAGTTGATGCTAGCGGATACTCAAGAGTTTTGCCATCGATGCTTGGACTTGAAGTGAAGAGTCATTTAAGCCCTAAAAAAGCTTATTTTACACATATAACAGATAAAATTTCAGAGCCACTTTATGATAGAAATAAAATTCTCATCACAACTCATCCAGAGTATAGAAATGTTTGGTTTTGGCTTATCCCATTTAGTAATGGAAGATGTAGTATAGGTGTGGTTGGCGAAGATGAGTATATAAAATGCGAAGGGCTTGACGAGCTTGAAACGCTAAAAAAACATGTTTATAAGGCACCCATGTTAAAGCGTTTACTAAAAGATGCTGTTTGGGATACGCCCGCTAGATATATTGAGGGGTATTCAAAAAATGTGAGTAAGCTTTATGGAGAGCGCTTTATAATGCTTGGTAATGCGACTGAGTTTTTAGATCCAGTTTTTAGCTCAGGTGTCACTATAGCTATGCACTCTGCTTCTCTTGCAGCAAAATGTATTTGTAAAATTCTAAAAAACCAAGAGTGTGACCTTGAAGAAGAGTATGCAAAGCCTTTGATGTTTGGTGTTAATGCATTTAGGACTTATGTTGATGGCTGGTATGATTGCAGTTTTCAAGATGTTATATATAATGGCAAAAACCATCAAGTAAAACGCAACATAAGTTCAATACTCGCAGGATATGCCTGGGATGAAAATAATGTTTATGTAAGGCGTAGCGATGAAGCTTTAAAGGCACTTTGGGAGTATTGTAAGTGA